A region of Fibrobacter succinogenes subsp. succinogenes S85 DNA encodes the following proteins:
- the ruvA gene encoding Holliday junction branch migration protein RuvA — MIERIRGVLVQKSPTFVVVECAGVGYGVNISAFTAGKLPEEGAEVILHTNLVVREDSMTLFGFADTTEKNLFLMLLEVNGVGPKLAQRILSGSTPADLLNMIASDNKSALGKIKGLGKKTCEQMTLTLKEKASNMLQALGDVEGSGITSVGALTGAKLEAVLALHTLGVKDPAAEKAVVKAVEVLGDGADAAALIPEALKYL, encoded by the coding sequence GAGTGCGCGGGAGTCGGTTACGGCGTCAATATTTCGGCTTTTACGGCAGGCAAGCTGCCCGAAGAGGGCGCCGAAGTCATTTTGCACACGAACCTCGTGGTGCGCGAAGATTCCATGACGCTTTTTGGATTTGCGGATACGACCGAAAAGAACCTGTTCCTGATGCTTTTGGAGGTCAACGGAGTCGGGCCGAAGCTCGCACAGCGGATTCTGAGCGGAAGCACACCGGCAGACCTTTTGAACATGATTGCAAGCGACAACAAGTCCGCACTCGGGAAAATCAAGGGACTTGGCAAAAAGACCTGCGAACAGATGACATTAACGCTCAAGGAAAAGGCCTCGAACATGCTGCAGGCGCTCGGCGATGTTGAGGGTAGCGGGATTACGAGTGTCGGAGCGCTGACGGGAGCAAAGCTCGAGGCGGTATTGGCACTGCATACGCTCGGGGTGAAGGATCCGGCGGCAGAAAAGGCTGTCGTGAAGGCGGTTGAGGTTCTTGGGGACGGGGCGGATGCTGCCGCACTCATACCGGAGGCGCTCAAGTATTTGTAA
- the ruvB gene encoding Holliday junction branch migration DNA helicase RuvB, whose amino-acid sequence MEDQRIISPQKCSFDEGDTDRNLRPPSLSEFTGQDDIKESLSIAIEAAKQRGDALDHCLFAGPPGLGKTTLSSIIAKEMGVNIHITSGPVLEKASDLAGLLTSLQENDILFIDEIHRLNRVVEEYLYPAMEDFRLDIMLDSGPAARSVNLPLKHFTLVGATTRSGLLTGPLRDRFGLQYRLELYNEKDIVKILMRSARILGVELSEEAAKILGGRCRGTPRVANRVLRRCRDVAQVRGTGVIDERAALKTLEMLGIDSEGLDPTDRKILAMMIDKFNGGPVGLGTISAAMGEEPDTLEEVYEPYLLQKGLISRTPRGRIATLNAYRMLHKPLPKSLFSEQTELEL is encoded by the coding sequence ATGGAAGATCAGCGTATAATTTCACCGCAGAAGTGTTCTTTTGACGAGGGCGATACCGACCGCAACTTGCGACCGCCTAGTTTGAGCGAATTTACAGGCCAAGACGACATCAAGGAAAGCCTTTCTATCGCCATTGAAGCGGCCAAACAGCGCGGCGATGCGCTTGACCATTGCTTGTTTGCAGGCCCTCCGGGACTCGGCAAGACAACGCTTTCGAGCATTATCGCCAAGGAGATGGGCGTCAACATCCATATCACAAGCGGCCCCGTGCTCGAAAAAGCAAGCGACCTTGCAGGACTCCTCACAAGCCTACAAGAGAACGACATCTTGTTTATCGACGAGATCCACCGATTGAACCGCGTGGTCGAAGAGTACCTCTACCCCGCTATGGAAGATTTTCGCCTCGACATCATGCTGGATTCCGGACCAGCAGCAAGAAGCGTGAACCTCCCCCTCAAGCATTTTACGCTCGTAGGCGCCACCACCCGCAGCGGGCTTTTGACCGGGCCGCTCCGTGACCGTTTCGGGCTGCAGTACCGCCTGGAACTGTACAACGAAAAAGATATTGTCAAGATTTTAATGCGTAGCGCACGCATTTTAGGTGTAGAACTCTCGGAAGAAGCGGCCAAGATTCTTGGCGGGCGGTGCCGCGGGACGCCACGAGTGGCGAACCGCGTGCTCAGGCGATGCCGAGACGTGGCACAGGTGCGCGGAACGGGAGTCATCGACGAACGAGCAGCGCTCAAGACGCTCGAAATGCTCGGCATCGACAGCGAGGGTCTCGACCCGACCGACCGCAAGATTCTCGCCATGATGATAGACAAGTTCAATGGCGGACCTGTGGGACTTGGCACCATCAGCGCCGCCATGGGCGAAGAACCGGATACGCTTGAAGAAGTCTACGAGCCGTACCTGCTCCAGAAGGGGCTTATTTCACGCACACCGCGCGGCCGCATCGCCACGCTGAATGCGTACAGGATGCTCCACAAGCCGCTTCCTAAGTCTCTGTTCAGCGAACAGACGGAACTTGAGCTGTAA